From the Helicobacter mustelae genome, the window CTTGTCGGAGCAAATTCACCCAACTTATAACCTACATGATTTTCTGTGACATACACAGGAACAAAAACCCTTCCATTATGAACATTAAATGTAAGTCCAATCATATCAGGCAAAATAGTACTTCTTCTTGACCAGGTTTTAATTGGTTTATTGTCCTTGTTTTCCTTTGCCTTAAGTACTTTTTTTACTAGATAATCATCGATAAAAGGACCTTTTTTTATTGATCTTGCCATCTTTTATTCCTTACTTTTTCTTTCTTGAGATAATTAATCTATCGCTAGCTTTTTTCTTTCTGGTTTTATAACCCTTAGCCGGAGTTCCCCAGGGTGAAACGGGATGCCCACTAGAACCTGTTTTACCCTCACCACCACCATGTGGGTGATCCACTGGGTTCATCGCACTGCCTCTTGTCTGAGGTCGGATGCCTCTGTGTCGATTTCTACCTGCTTTTCCAATGCTGATATTGATAAAATCCTCATTACCTACTACGCCAATAGTTGCCATGCACTCCCCAAGGATGTAGCGCATTTCACCGCTTGGCATTCTAATGATGGTGTATTTCCCCTCTCTACCCATGATTTGAGCACTAGCGCCTGCACTTCTTGCAAGCTGCCCACCGGCACCAGGATGCATTTCAATATTATGCACAATGGTTCCCACAGGGATGCTTTTAAGCTTCATTGCAAAGCCTGTCTTAATATCCAATCCCGCTTCTGCTGCGATCACCACATCCCCAACTCCCAATCCACTTGGCTGGAGGATATATCTTTTGTCCCCATCTGGATATCCGATTAATGCGATTCTACAATTTCTATAGGGATCATATTCAATTGCCAATACCTTCCCTTCGATATTATGTTTATTGCGCTTAAAATCAATAATCCTATAAAGTTTTTTTGCGCCACCTTCTTTATGTCTGCTTGTAATGCGGCCATTATTATTTCTGCCTGCTGCTACAGGAAGTTTAATCAATAATTTTCTCACACTAGGCCTTGCGGTAATATCACTGGAACTAAGCCCTGACATAAATCTTCTACTGGGCGTGTAAGGTTTGTATGTTTTAATTGCCATTTTTTACTCCTTAACCTGCGAGCGAATCAATCTTCGCACCCTCTGGGACTTTTACATAAAATTTCTTGAATGAACTTCTTTGCCCAATTCTTCCTCTAAATCTTTTTACCTTACCTTCTTGCTTAAGAGAATTAATTCTAAGAGGCACAAAACCAAAATAATCTTTAAAAATTTGTTTGAGTTGATTTTTTGTCATTTTGCTAGAGGTTTGCACCACAAGCACACCACTCTCTTGGAGCGCCAAAGATTTTTCAGTATAAAGGATTGATTGAATATCTGTTATATCTGCCATTGTATCTCCCTTACTTTGTTGCCTGAATGATTTCTTCAAAAACTGTTTTCTCAATCACCACCGATCGGAATGCAGCAACTAAGTATGCGTTTAATTCATTTGCATCTGCCAAGTAGCAATTTTTCAAATTTCTAAAAGCCAAAAATGTATTTTCATTGCTGAGTTGTGTCACAAATAATGTGCTTCTCTCATTGATCTCTTGGAACATTTTATAGGCATCTTTTGTCTTTCCGCTTGCGATCTCAATGGAATCCACCACATAGAGTTTCCCCATTTCTGCTTTTTGATGCAACGCAAATTCCAATGCCAATCTTTTTTGCTTTTTATTGATTTTTAGATGATAATTCCTATTATTGCTAGGACCATGAGAAACACCCCCGCCAACAAACACAGGAGAAGTGATGCTACCAGCCCTCGCTCTACCACCACCTTTTTGACTCCAAGGCTTTTTACCACCTCCGCTCACTTCGCCGCGATTTTTTGCCTTTGCACTGTTATTGCGCAAAGAGGCCAAATAAGATTTTACATAAAGATAAAGATTATGTTCTTTGATCTCGCTGTAGCTTTGTGGCAAATCAATTTCGCTATTTTTTTTCAATTGTTTATCCAATACTATTGCCTTACTCATTGCACTCACCTTACTTTATAATTTGGATCTTTCCATAAGCTCCAGAGAAACCCGCTACCGATCCCTTCAATACCAAAATATTGCTTTCTTTATCAAAAGAAACCACTTCATTTTGCGCAGTCACAGTCTCATTCCCATAATGACCTGCCATCTTCTTACCAGGCTGCACCCTTCCTGGCCATTCCCTATTACCAATAGAACCCAATCTCCTGTGGAACCTACTTCCATGTGCAGCAGGACCACCCTGGAAATTCCAGCGTTTCATCGCACCGCTAAAGCCTCTTCCCTTGGTTTTGAAGGTGACCTTTAGTCTTTGGGCATTTTCCAATGCACTCTTATCCAAATCACCCACTTCCGCATTGCCAACCTGCAATGTCGCAAAACGATTAAACTCTTTGCTAAGGTTGTATTTTTTTTGCTGGCCCGCAATTGCTTTATTACTGGCCTTTCCCTTTGCATATGCAATCAATGCTTTTTTGTTTTCATAGATTTCACATACCTTTGCATCAATGACTCTTAGCAAAGTAACTGCGATGCTTTTTGTATCAATGGTTCTACTCATTCCAATTTTTTCTACTAAAAATTCCATGCCCTAATCCTCACTTACCCATTTGCGTTACTTCAACATCAACTTCCGGAGCCAAATCAAGCTTCATCAAACTATCTACGGTATCAGGAGTAGCTGACATAATGTCAATGATTCTGCTGTGGACTCGGATCTCAAACTGCTCTCTTGAATCTTTGTTGATATGAGGAGAACGCAAAACCGTATATCTTCGGTTCTTTGTTGGCAGGGGAATTGGCCCCTTGATATCAGAACCCGTTCTCTTAACAGCCTCAATGATAGAAACAACCGATCGATCCAAAACTCTGTGATCATAAGCTTTCAACTTAAGTCTAATTTTTTCCATGTAAAATTTCCTTGCATAAAGAACTCATCATAGTGATGTACTACCAAAAATGGAACTGCGATTCTACTGAATTTTTGCAATGAAAGCAAACATTTTGCGCATTTTTTGGAAAAAATCAAAAAAAATCTTTCCTCTTTGTAAGGAAATATTTTATAATGTCCTTCTGAAATAAAGTTTTGCAATGGCTTTGTGGAGGCAAAGCAATAGCAAGCCCTTTAAACAAAGAAAAAACTACAAGGATTCAAAAATCGCAAAAATTAAGGCAATCAAAGACTAGGGGAGTTTCAAGACCCCTTATTGAAAAAACTCAAGGAATCTCATGCAAGAGCTAGAAAACATCCTGGCAGAAAAACTCCAGAATTTTGAAATTTTCCCTAGAAGATTTGGCATAAAGCCTGCAAAAATCCATCTCTATGGGCCGCCAAGAAGCGGGAAAACCAGCCTTTCCCTCCTCATTGCAAAGCATTCCAAGCATCCCATTTACATCGACTGCATCGATCCTCGCAATGACAAAGAAATGCTCACCTCCCAGGTCCTAAAGGCCTTTTTGGAAAAGCGCATCGACTGGCTGATTTTGGATAATTATGACTTTTCCCTCACGCTGCCAAATCTCCCCAACATCCTCCTCATCACCACCCCTCCCATCGCCCGACTACCCCAGGGTTTCCTCTCTAGAGTAATTTTGCCTCTGAATTTTGCAGAATACATTAGCATCTCCCCAAAAAGCACATCCCTCACCCAACTCTTCAACTCTTATCTCAAAAATGGCAATACCCCAGAAATGCTCTTTTTGCCAGAATTTCAAAAAATCCAAAGACGCCAAGAACATCTGCGCCTCTTTTTCCAAGAAGACTATGTATTTTTTTTGCAACTCCTATCCTTCCAATCCCAAAAAATCACCACTCATCATCTCTACACTCATATGAAAAAATCCATCAAAATCTCCAAAGACAAGGCCTATAGACTGCTAAATACCCTAGAGGCATGCCATTTCCTCACCCTCCTGCCACACATCAATGCCCCCTCACTCCCCAAAAAACTTTTTTTCTATGATTTCGCCCTGCCCTATGCATTTTCCAAGGCTCCAAATTTCCAGGCAATCTTTGAAAACATGGTATTTTTGGAATTGCTAAACCAAACTAACGCTCCAATTTTTTATGCACAGGAATGTCATTTTTTGATAGAAAATCATGCGTTTTTCGCCCTGCCCTTCCCCAATCAAAAAGACATCAATAAAATCTTGCAAAACAATCCAAAAAGACAAATCACCATCATCGCCATCCACCCCCAAGAACACCCCCATTGCAAAATCATTGATTTTATCAGCTTTGCACTTAGAGACTAACAAAGAACATGAAAAATAAAAAAGCAAAAAATAAAATCCCGCACCAAGGGCTTTTTGAAAGCAAACCAAGCCTTTTTGAAAGCGCGCCAAATGTTTTTGATGCTTGGCAAAATGCACAAGAGCTTTTTGTGAATGCACAAGAGAACATGCTCTGTGGCATCGATGAAGCAGGAAGAGGCAGCCTTTGTGGGAGTTTGTTTGTAAGCGGGGTTGCCTGCACCAAAGATTTGGCACAGATGTTGCAAATTCAAGGCATCAAAGACAGCAAAAAGACCACCAAAAACACCCGCAAAAATCTTGCAAATCTTCTCATCCACACCCCTGGTATTCATTTTTGCATCATAGAAAAAACTGCAAAGGAGATTGATGAGAAGGGGCTAAGCTGCTGCATGAGAGAATGCCTACAAAGCATCATTAAGAATCTGCAAAGCTTTACTTCACACTTCATTATGGATGGCAATACGACCTTTGGATTCCATCCTCCCCCTCCCCTCTATCTCAAAACACTCATCAAAGGGGATGCTCTGCTTCCACAAATCTCTGCAGCCTCCGTCCTTGCAAAATACGCCAAGGATTGCGAAATGATGCATCTTGATAAAATCTATCCCAATTATGGCTTTGCCAGCCATTCTGGCTATGGCACAAGCGCACATATCGCTCAAATCAAAGCCCTGGGCCCCACAAAAGAGCATCGCAGGAATTTCCTAAAAGATCTCACAAACCCCATGCCTAAGACTTAATCCGTTTTTAAAACAAAAATTTATAAAATACGCCAAAAATTTTAGGCGCAAAAATGGCTCTAGCTCTGGCACTCAAATACCGACCCACCACCTTTGCTGACCTCATCGGACAAGAAAGTGTGGCCAAGACCCTCTCTCTTGCATTGGAAAAAAACCGCATCGCACATGCCTATCTTTTTAGTGGCCTTCGAGGAAGCGGGAAAACCAGCTCAGCGAGGATTTTTGCACGCGCATTACAATGCCAAAAAGCACCCATTAAAGATCCCTGCAATACCTGTGATAACTGCATCCAATCCCTGGAGGGCAGGCATTTTGACATCATCGAGATGGATGCAGCCTCCAGCCGTAGGATTGATGACATCCGCAATCTCATTGAGCAGACCAAATATTCCCCTAGTTTTGGACGTTACAAGATTTTCATCATTGATGAAGTCCATATGCTTACCAAAGAGGCCTTCAATGCCCTGCTAAAAACCCTAGAAGAACCGCCAAATTATGTGAAATTTATTTTAGCCACAACCGATCCCCTCAAGCTACCCGCCACAATCCTTAGCAGAACGCAGCATTTTCGC encodes:
- the rpsS gene encoding 30S ribosomal protein S19 — protein: MARSIKKGPFIDDYLVKKVLKAKENKDNKPIKTWSRRSTILPDMIGLTFNVHNGRVFVPVYVTENHVGYKLGEFAPTRTFKGHKGSVQKKIGK
- the rplB gene encoding 50S ribosomal protein L2 encodes the protein MAIKTYKPYTPSRRFMSGLSSSDITARPSVRKLLIKLPVAAGRNNNGRITSRHKEGGAKKLYRIIDFKRNKHNIEGKVLAIEYDPYRNCRIALIGYPDGDKRYILQPSGLGVGDVVIAAEAGLDIKTGFAMKLKSIPVGTIVHNIEMHPGAGGQLARSAGASAQIMGREGKYTIIRMPSGEMRYILGECMATIGVVGNEDFINISIGKAGRNRHRGIRPQTRGSAMNPVDHPHGGGEGKTGSSGHPVSPWGTPAKGYKTRKKKASDRLIISRKKK
- a CDS encoding 50S ribosomal protein L23, which gives rise to MADITDIQSILYTEKSLALQESGVLVVQTSSKMTKNQLKQIFKDYFGFVPLRINSLKQEGKVKRFRGRIGQRSSFKKFYVKVPEGAKIDSLAG
- the rplD gene encoding 50S ribosomal protein L4, producing the protein MSKAIVLDKQLKKNSEIDLPQSYSEIKEHNLYLYVKSYLASLRNNSAKAKNRGEVSGGGKKPWSQKGGGRARAGSITSPVFVGGGVSHGPSNNRNYHLKINKKQKRLALEFALHQKAEMGKLYVVDSIEIASGKTKDAYKMFQEINERSTLFVTQLSNENTFLAFRNLKNCYLADANELNAYLVAAFRSVVIEKTVFEEIIQATK
- the rplC gene encoding 50S ribosomal protein L3, producing the protein MEFLVEKIGMSRTIDTKSIAVTLLRVIDAKVCEIYENKKALIAYAKGKASNKAIAGQQKKYNLSKEFNRFATLQVGNAEVGDLDKSALENAQRLKVTFKTKGRGFSGAMKRWNFQGGPAAHGSRFHRRLGSIGNREWPGRVQPGKKMAGHYGNETVTAQNEVVSFDKESNILVLKGSVAGFSGAYGKIQIIK
- the rpsJ gene encoding 30S ribosomal protein S10, translating into MEKIRLKLKAYDHRVLDRSVVSIIEAVKRTGSDIKGPIPLPTKNRRYTVLRSPHINKDSREQFEIRVHSRIIDIMSATPDTVDSLMKLDLAPEVDVEVTQMGK
- a CDS encoding ATP-binding protein, with amino-acid sequence MQELENILAEKLQNFEIFPRRFGIKPAKIHLYGPPRSGKTSLSLLIAKHSKHPIYIDCIDPRNDKEMLTSQVLKAFLEKRIDWLILDNYDFSLTLPNLPNILLITTPPIARLPQGFLSRVILPLNFAEYISISPKSTSLTQLFNSYLKNGNTPEMLFLPEFQKIQRRQEHLRLFFQEDYVFFLQLLSFQSQKITTHHLYTHMKKSIKISKDKAYRLLNTLEACHFLTLLPHINAPSLPKKLFFYDFALPYAFSKAPNFQAIFENMVFLELLNQTNAPIFYAQECHFLIENHAFFALPFPNQKDINKILQNNPKRQITIIAIHPQEHPHCKIIDFISFALRD
- a CDS encoding ribonuclease HII, producing the protein MKNKKAKNKIPHQGLFESKPSLFESAPNVFDAWQNAQELFVNAQENMLCGIDEAGRGSLCGSLFVSGVACTKDLAQMLQIQGIKDSKKTTKNTRKNLANLLIHTPGIHFCIIEKTAKEIDEKGLSCCMRECLQSIIKNLQSFTSHFIMDGNTTFGFHPPPPLYLKTLIKGDALLPQISAASVLAKYAKDCEMMHLDKIYPNYGFASHSGYGTSAHIAQIKALGPTKEHRRNFLKDLTNPMPKT